The proteins below come from a single Zhouia spongiae genomic window:
- the glp gene encoding gephyrin-like molybdotransferase Glp yields MVSISEAYHQIIKNSVSLSSQFVDLNKATSYYLSEDVISPIHMPPFRQSAMDGYALNLHENEQYNLIGEIKAGDSRQIILNPGDAVRIFTGAPVPDSANAVIMQEKVVVDENRLKIESRISPQENIRPIGEQVQLGKIALPKGTLLTPAAIGFLSSLGIARVNITRKPSIAIVSTGNELIAPGELLERGKIYESNITMLYSALNSVNFHDIETFRVKDDYEATLELIDKLMNDYEMVIITGGISVGDYDFVGKALKELKVKELFYKVKQKPGKPLYYGKKGKTTVFGLPGNPAAALSCFYIYVRTCLELISGNKNHHLSEFKASSVNEFVKKGDRPQFLKAIFNGDTVEILEGQSSAMLQTFAIANALVFIPEEVQKINMGDVVEVIPLPV; encoded by the coding sequence ATGGTTAGTATTTCTGAGGCATATCATCAAATCATCAAGAATTCCGTTTCTCTATCAAGTCAGTTTGTAGACCTTAACAAGGCTACATCCTATTATTTATCAGAAGATGTAATTTCTCCCATCCATATGCCGCCATTCAGGCAATCTGCCATGGACGGGTATGCACTAAATTTACACGAAAATGAACAGTATAATTTAATTGGAGAGATAAAAGCTGGTGATTCCCGGCAAATAATATTAAACCCGGGCGACGCAGTCAGGATTTTCACAGGGGCTCCTGTTCCAGATTCTGCCAACGCCGTAATTATGCAGGAGAAGGTGGTTGTAGATGAAAATCGCCTCAAAATCGAGTCCCGGATTTCTCCTCAAGAAAATATTCGTCCCATCGGCGAACAAGTTCAACTTGGAAAGATAGCGCTTCCAAAAGGAACCCTGTTAACCCCGGCTGCGATTGGTTTTTTAAGCTCACTAGGAATCGCCAGAGTTAATATTACCCGAAAACCAAGCATCGCTATTGTGAGCACAGGAAATGAACTTATAGCTCCGGGTGAATTGCTTGAAAGAGGTAAAATCTATGAAAGCAATATAACAATGCTCTATTCGGCACTGAATTCTGTTAACTTTCACGATATTGAAACCTTTAGGGTAAAAGATGATTATGAAGCCACCCTCGAACTTATCGATAAGTTAATGAATGACTATGAAATGGTTATAATTACCGGCGGAATATCTGTCGGAGATTATGATTTTGTAGGGAAAGCATTAAAAGAATTAAAGGTTAAAGAATTATTCTACAAAGTAAAGCAAAAACCCGGAAAACCCCTTTATTATGGAAAAAAAGGCAAAACCACTGTTTTCGGATTGCCGGGAAATCCGGCTGCCGCCTTAAGCTGTTTTTATATCTATGTCAGAACATGTTTAGAATTAATATCAGGGAATAAAAATCATCACTTGTCTGAATTTAAAGCCTCATCAGTCAATGAGTTTGTTAAAAAAGGCGACAGGCCTCAATTTTTAAAAGCTATCTTCAATGGAGATACTGTAGAAATACTGGAAGGTCAAAGCTCTGCTATGTTACAAACATTTGCCATTGCCAATGCTTTGGTTTTTATCCCTGAAGAAGTACAGAAAATTAATATGGGTGATGTTGTTGAAGTGATCCCTCTACCAGTTTAA
- a CDS encoding bifunctional alpha,alpha-trehalose-phosphate synthase (UDP-forming)/trehalose-phosphatase: MNKTIIISNRLPLQVKLENDELTIKPSVGGLATGMRSVHTEGNGIWVGWSGVTEEELTPELSEKVQEAITREKCVSVPLNRQDVEDFYFGFSNKALWPLFHYFLEYAEFDKDQWESYKEVNQKFADVVIENIEDGDTVWVHDYQLLLLPKLIKDKKPNTSIGFFLHIPYPSYEIFRVFPWREELLHGMLGADLLGFHTYDYERHFLSSVKRLLKLEVNFNEISYHDRIVKVDSFPMGIDYQKFHNAALKHEQRSPNEKTEFHRRLEDHIESSPDAKIILSIDRLDYTKGIPNRIKAFEFFLDKYPQYREKVRLVMLAVPSRSNVDTYQKLKRETDELVGRINGKFATVSWTPIWYFYRSMPFGNLIDLYTSADVALITPLRDGMNLVAKEYIATRVNNDGVLILSEMAGASIEMSEAILINPTSYEEIADAIKKAIEMPLEEQKTRNHILQKRLARYSVEKWAEEFFKSLNATKTIKEAIVAKKLEKHLKDKIISEYHNADKKLLLLDYDGTLVGFKNNPQDASPDDLLITLLDNLNQNENTDIVIISGRDRETLSKWLGGNGYNLITDHGVWLKHAHKDWEPLERIKKDWMDKILPVLETFVDRTPGTFIEKKNYSLAWHYRKADPELAQRRTVELNTVLTHLISNNELSVLEGNKVVEIKSSNVNKGRAATRFLTDKNYDFIMAIGDDWTDEYMFEELPENAKTVKVGFKNTKAKYYLKDTSEVRTLLNQLVS, encoded by the coding sequence ATGAATAAAACGATAATCATTTCTAACCGGCTCCCGCTGCAAGTAAAGCTGGAAAATGACGAATTAACTATTAAACCGAGTGTAGGCGGGCTTGCTACGGGCATGAGATCGGTTCATACGGAAGGAAATGGTATCTGGGTGGGGTGGTCCGGAGTAACGGAAGAAGAACTTACTCCCGAACTTTCCGAGAAAGTGCAGGAAGCGATTACCCGGGAAAAATGTGTGTCCGTACCTTTAAACCGACAAGATGTCGAAGATTTCTATTTCGGATTCAGTAATAAAGCGCTATGGCCATTATTCCATTATTTCTTGGAATATGCCGAATTTGACAAAGACCAATGGGAATCATACAAAGAGGTAAATCAAAAATTTGCCGATGTGGTTATAGAAAATATTGAAGACGGTGATACGGTGTGGGTACATGATTACCAGTTATTACTCTTACCCAAACTCATTAAAGACAAAAAACCTAATACTTCTATTGGTTTCTTTTTGCACATCCCTTATCCTTCCTATGAAATTTTCAGGGTTTTTCCGTGGCGTGAGGAACTACTTCACGGGATGCTAGGAGCCGACTTGCTCGGATTTCATACATATGACTATGAAAGACATTTCTTGAGTTCAGTAAAACGATTATTAAAACTGGAAGTCAATTTTAACGAAATATCATACCACGACAGAATCGTAAAAGTTGATTCGTTTCCCATGGGGATTGATTATCAAAAATTCCACAATGCAGCTCTCAAACACGAACAACGGTCACCTAACGAGAAAACAGAATTTCATCGACGTCTGGAGGATCATATTGAATCATCTCCGGATGCTAAAATCATCTTGTCAATAGACCGTTTAGACTATACAAAAGGTATTCCCAACAGAATCAAAGCCTTTGAGTTTTTCCTCGACAAATACCCACAATACAGAGAAAAAGTAAGGTTAGTGATGCTTGCCGTCCCCTCCCGATCGAACGTAGATACATATCAGAAATTAAAAAGAGAAACCGATGAATTGGTAGGCCGGATTAATGGAAAATTTGCCACTGTCAGCTGGACCCCCATCTGGTATTTTTATCGTTCCATGCCTTTTGGCAACCTCATTGACCTATATACCTCTGCGGATGTAGCCCTTATAACTCCGCTCCGGGACGGAATGAATCTTGTCGCTAAAGAATATATTGCAACCAGGGTCAATAACGACGGCGTTTTAATTTTAAGTGAAATGGCCGGAGCCTCAATAGAAATGAGCGAAGCTATATTAATTAACCCAACAAGTTATGAGGAAATCGCCGATGCAATTAAAAAAGCTATCGAAATGCCTCTGGAAGAGCAAAAAACAAGAAACCATATTCTTCAAAAAAGATTGGCGAGATATAGTGTCGAAAAATGGGCTGAAGAGTTTTTTAAATCTTTAAACGCCACTAAAACAATAAAAGAAGCAATTGTAGCAAAAAAGCTCGAAAAACATTTAAAAGATAAAATCATCTCGGAATATCATAATGCTGACAAAAAATTACTGTTACTGGATTATGACGGTACTTTGGTGGGATTTAAAAATAACCCGCAAGACGCATCTCCTGATGACCTACTTATTACACTCCTCGATAACCTCAACCAAAATGAAAATACGGATATAGTAATTATTAGTGGTCGAGATAGGGAAACTTTAAGCAAATGGCTTGGAGGGAATGGCTACAACTTAATTACCGACCATGGCGTATGGTTAAAACATGCCCATAAGGATTGGGAACCGCTTGAACGCATTAAAAAAGACTGGATGGACAAAATACTACCTGTTCTGGAAACTTTTGTAGACAGAACCCCCGGAACATTTATTGAAAAAAAGAACTACTCCTTGGCCTGGCATTACCGAAAAGCTGATCCTGAATTAGCACAAAGACGTACAGTAGAATTAAATACCGTGTTAACACACTTAATATCCAATAACGAACTCTCAGTCCTGGAGGGTAACAAAGTCGTTGAAATAAAAAGCAGTAATGTTAATAAAGGAAGGGCAGCCACTCGCTTTTTAACTGATAAAAATTATGATTTTATTATGGCTATAGGAGATGACTGGACAGACGAATACATGTTTGAAGAGTTACCGGAAAATGCAAAAACAGTGAAAGTCGGATTTAAAAACACGAAAGCCAAATACTACCTGAAAGACACCTCTGAAGTCAGGACATTGCTCAATCAATTAGTAAGTTAA
- a CDS encoding molybdopterin-dependent oxidoreductase, with translation MYTSLTNRRSFIKKMAVLSAMTAAATMFPGILFAEEQEKGLPDGNLNWKKAPCRFCGVGCGVLVGVENGKAVAVKGDPKSPVNKGLCCVKGYHSVMALYGKDRLTKPLVKQNGRYVETSMDDALDLIAAKMKETINDHGKDAVSIYGSGQWTIPDGYVASKLFKGCIGTNNVEANARLCMASAVTGFMTSFGIDEPMGCYDDIDHADVFILWGNNMAEMHPVLFSRLLDQRMKRGAKIIDFATRTTRTSMAADKSILFLPQTDLAVANAICYEIINNGWVNNEFVARYCNINKGLTDIGYGLEDINSFKDQPEKIDFEAYKKFLEDYTPEKVEKYAGVSAKDIKYMASFYGDPNKKVMSLWCMGMNQHTRGTWINNLVYNIHLLTGKISTPGNSPFSLTGQPSACGTVREVGTLTHKLPHGVVTNKEHREFAAKIWDVPVENIPAKPTYHTVEMFRALDRGDIRFMWIQVTNPMVTMPKLKRYRDGAKKEGRFIVVSDVYPTPTTDIADVILPSAMWIEREGMYGNSERRTQYFEQMVAPPGEAMSDTWQIVEVAKRMGYEKQFYYKKDTHIEEIYSEYRKHHDNKKHNMAPLEVLKENPGMQWPYVEGKPTKWRFNAKYDPACTNDGEFHFYGKPDGKAVIWQRPYEPAPEEPDKEYPFWLNTGRVVEHWHTGSMTRRIPVLHKAMPHAYVELNPEDADRMQIKNGDKVKLTTRRGEITLPASVKQRGIPAPMQVFVPFFDESMLINDITLDSFCPISKEPDYKKCAVRVEKA, from the coding sequence ATGTATACCTCTTTAACGAATAGAAGAAGTTTTATTAAAAAAATGGCCGTGTTGTCGGCAATGACCGCTGCGGCAACAATGTTTCCCGGTATTTTATTTGCCGAAGAACAAGAGAAAGGGCTACCAGATGGAAATTTAAATTGGAAAAAAGCACCATGCAGGTTTTGCGGTGTGGGATGTGGTGTTTTAGTAGGAGTAGAAAACGGAAAAGCCGTTGCGGTTAAAGGAGATCCGAAATCACCGGTAAATAAGGGTTTATGCTGTGTTAAGGGGTATCATTCTGTAATGGCTTTATATGGAAAAGACAGACTAACCAAGCCGCTGGTAAAACAAAATGGCCGTTATGTAGAGACTTCAATGGATGATGCCTTAGATCTTATAGCCGCTAAAATGAAGGAAACGATTAATGACCATGGCAAGGATGCTGTTTCAATATATGGTTCCGGTCAATGGACTATTCCTGACGGTTACGTGGCATCCAAATTGTTTAAGGGGTGTATAGGAACGAACAATGTCGAGGCTAATGCCCGTTTATGTATGGCGAGTGCCGTTACCGGTTTTATGACTTCTTTTGGTATTGATGAACCTATGGGGTGTTATGACGATATAGATCATGCAGATGTTTTTATCTTGTGGGGAAATAATATGGCAGAAATGCATCCGGTTTTGTTTTCCAGGTTATTAGACCAACGAATGAAGCGTGGTGCTAAAATTATTGATTTTGCTACGCGTACAACCCGGACCAGTATGGCAGCCGATAAGTCGATTTTATTTTTGCCGCAAACTGATTTAGCTGTAGCCAATGCTATTTGTTATGAAATTATCAATAACGGGTGGGTAAATAATGAATTCGTAGCCAGATATTGTAATATAAATAAAGGTCTGACCGATATCGGTTACGGACTGGAAGATATAAATAGCTTTAAAGACCAACCGGAAAAAATTGATTTTGAAGCTTACAAAAAGTTCCTGGAAGACTATACTCCGGAAAAAGTAGAAAAATATGCTGGTGTTTCTGCTAAAGATATTAAATATATGGCATCGTTTTATGGCGACCCTAATAAGAAAGTAATGTCATTATGGTGTATGGGAATGAACCAACACACCAGAGGAACCTGGATTAATAACCTTGTGTATAATATTCACTTGCTTACCGGAAAAATATCAACGCCGGGAAATAGTCCGTTCTCTCTAACCGGACAGCCAAGCGCATGTGGTACCGTTAGAGAGGTAGGTACTTTAACACATAAGCTGCCACATGGTGTTGTGACGAATAAAGAACACCGGGAATTTGCAGCTAAAATCTGGGATGTGCCTGTTGAGAACATCCCGGCAAAACCAACGTATCACACTGTTGAAATGTTCAGAGCTTTAGACAGGGGAGATATCCGCTTTATGTGGATACAGGTAACCAATCCCATGGTAACAATGCCAAAGCTGAAACGTTATCGCGATGGTGCTAAAAAGGAAGGGCGCTTTATAGTGGTTTCAGATGTTTATCCGACGCCGACAACAGACATAGCGGATGTTATATTGCCTTCGGCTATGTGGATTGAACGAGAGGGGATGTATGGAAATTCGGAACGCAGAACACAATATTTTGAACAGATGGTAGCACCTCCGGGTGAAGCCATGAGTGATACCTGGCAAATTGTTGAGGTTGCAAAACGAATGGGTTACGAAAAACAATTCTATTATAAAAAGGACACTCATATTGAGGAAATATATTCGGAGTATCGTAAGCATCACGATAATAAAAAGCATAATATGGCTCCGTTAGAAGTTTTGAAGGAAAATCCGGGAATGCAATGGCCGTACGTTGAAGGAAAACCAACCAAATGGCGTTTTAATGCTAAATACGATCCTGCGTGTACCAATGATGGAGAATTTCATTTTTACGGAAAGCCGGACGGCAAAGCTGTAATCTGGCAACGGCCTTATGAACCTGCACCTGAGGAGCCAGACAAAGAATATCCGTTCTGGCTAAATACCGGCAGGGTAGTTGAACACTGGCACACGGGATCAATGACCAGAAGAATACCGGTACTTCATAAAGCGATGCCGCATGCATACGTTGAATTAAACCCGGAAGACGCTGACCGAATGCAAATAAAGAACGGAGACAAAGTAAAACTGACAACAAGAAGAGGAGAGATTACTTTGCCTGCATCTGTTAAGCAGCGGGGTATCCCGGCTCCTATGCAGGTTTTTGTTCCGTTTTTTGATGAATCAATGCTTATAAATGATATTACACTGGATTCTTTTTGTCCGATCTCTAAAGAACCTGATTATAAAAAATGTGCTGTAAGAGTTGAAAAAGCTTAA
- the dsrP gene encoding sulfate reduction electron transfer complex DsrMKJOP subunit DsrP — MRRLKVFKSLVVDSLSVITHGSKKYHIWMGFLTFVMLIGMYCYSIQLDQGLSVTGMTDRVSWGLYISNFTFLVGVAAAAVMLVMPTYVLKDIDFKQAVLIGEGLAVAALIMCLAFVIADMGGPSVLWHMIPGIGVFNFPSSMLTWDVIVLNGYLFLNISIPFYILFRHYQGKEAKHNVYLPGALISVFWAVGIHLVTAFLYQGLQARPFWNNALLGPRFLASAFAAGPALIILVLAIIRSSTTFKIEDKTIKKIAMVVTVAAQVNLIMLISELFKEFYAPTHHSESAYYLFFGLHGKNALIPWIWTAISLNVVATFILTFHKLRNNLKVLYFACMILFIGIWIEKGFGLIVPGFIPGPYGKIVEYTPTAIEIGVTIGIWALGAFLFTILAKTAINIELGKLRYKSDN, encoded by the coding sequence ATGAGAAGGCTAAAGGTGTTTAAAAGCTTAGTGGTTGACAGCTTGAGTGTAATAACTCATGGCTCTAAAAAGTATCATATCTGGATGGGGTTCTTAACCTTTGTAATGTTGATAGGGATGTATTGTTACTCTATTCAATTAGACCAGGGATTAAGTGTGACAGGTATGACAGACAGGGTTAGCTGGGGACTGTATATTTCAAACTTTACTTTTTTAGTCGGGGTTGCAGCAGCAGCCGTTATGTTGGTAATGCCAACCTACGTACTTAAGGATATAGATTTTAAACAGGCAGTGCTGATAGGTGAAGGTCTGGCTGTGGCAGCTTTAATTATGTGTCTGGCTTTTGTAATAGCAGATATGGGAGGGCCATCTGTACTTTGGCATATGATTCCGGGAATTGGGGTGTTTAACTTCCCCAGTTCTATGCTCACATGGGACGTAATAGTCTTAAATGGTTATTTGTTCTTAAATATCAGTATTCCTTTTTATATCTTATTCCGCCATTACCAGGGTAAGGAGGCAAAGCATAACGTATATCTGCCAGGAGCTTTGATATCGGTTTTTTGGGCCGTTGGAATTCATTTGGTAACCGCTTTTTTGTATCAGGGGCTGCAAGCTCGCCCTTTTTGGAACAATGCTTTATTAGGACCTCGGTTTTTAGCTTCAGCTTTTGCAGCGGGGCCGGCTTTAATTATTTTAGTATTGGCCATTATCAGAAGCTCAACGACCTTTAAAATAGAAGATAAGACCATCAAAAAGATAGCGATGGTTGTTACGGTAGCAGCTCAGGTGAATCTTATAATGCTTATTTCAGAATTGTTTAAAGAATTTTATGCTCCGACACATCATAGTGAAAGTGCCTATTATCTGTTTTTTGGTTTACATGGAAAGAACGCATTGATCCCGTGGATATGGACAGCAATTTCATTAAATGTTGTAGCAACATTTATCCTTACTTTTCATAAGTTGAGAAACAACCTGAAGGTGCTTTATTTTGCATGTATGATTTTATTTATAGGGATATGGATTGAGAAAGGATTTGGTTTAATAGTTCCGGGATTTATTCCGGGTCCTTATGGAAAAATAGTAGAATATACCCCTACCGCAATAGAAATAGGGGTAACGATTGGGATTTGGGCTTTAGGAGCATTCTTATTTACTATATTGGCTAAGACAGCGATAAATATTGAACTGGGGAAATTAAGGTATAAGTCTGATAACTAA
- a CDS encoding cytochrome c3 family protein — protein MKNNYKFISGVLSILFSGILLQSCKHKEGEYHSINDKIEAKSKNYHGTVISSEEFTGDLKTVEITEGSHTFLIPERKSQIKSYACTECHTKPLDQMHGVDLNDGQKAHWDVKLIHAQENTMNCVTCHDGKNTNALKSITGAGIDFNKSYQLCSQCHSKQFEDWKGGAHGKRIGGWAPPRVSMTCVNCHNPHQPAIQPKWPARFNTQKVRERK, from the coding sequence ATGAAAAATAATTATAAGTTCATATCCGGTGTATTATCTATCCTTTTTTCAGGTATTCTGTTACAATCTTGTAAACATAAGGAAGGTGAATATCATAGTATAAATGATAAAATTGAAGCTAAAAGCAAAAACTATCACGGCACTGTGATTTCATCTGAAGAGTTTACCGGAGATTTAAAAACAGTGGAAATTACAGAAGGATCTCACACTTTTTTGATTCCTGAACGAAAGTCTCAGATCAAATCCTATGCCTGCACCGAGTGTCATACCAAGCCACTCGATCAAATGCATGGGGTAGATTTAAATGATGGTCAAAAAGCACATTGGGATGTGAAGTTGATTCATGCTCAGGAGAATACCATGAATTGTGTTACTTGTCATGATGGGAAAAACACGAATGCCCTTAAAAGCATAACCGGTGCCGGTATTGATTTTAATAAGAGTTATCAACTCTGTAGTCAGTGTCACAGTAAACAATTTGAGGACTGGAAAGGCGGAGCTCATGGTAAACGTATTGGTGGTTGGGCTCCACCAAGAGTATCGATGACATGTGTTAATTGTCACAATCCTCATCAGCCGGCTATTCAGCCTAAATGGCCTGCCCGATTTAATACTCAAAAAGTACGAGAGCGAAAATAG
- a CDS encoding 4Fe-4S dicluster domain-containing protein, with protein MSDKKWLSLNIGKKNKAPSSCSCGGTTGSCGSGNTTNNTGIGEERHKDGFEQVFDVKMDRRTAFRKLTASLMIGAGAVSTSCSMMAGDESKEKAQIDWEEQFKGNYKLMTDEEKKATVDRLVRSYQLRTGKNISMSSKDAEENVLFGYAFNISKCQGYMDCVTACVKENNQDRNSQMEYIRIHEMKDGKGLNFGEADDNYYHEVPAEGHFYLGTQCFHCDNPPCVDVCPVQATWREDDGLVVVDYDWCVGCRYCMAACPYDGRRFNWSTPEVPEEEINKDQHYLGNRLRKKGVMEKCTFCVQRSRSGQNPACVEACPTGARIFGNLLDPDSTIRWVLENKKVFRLKEDLGTEPKFWYFMD; from the coding sequence ATGAGCGATAAAAAATGGTTATCATTAAACATCGGAAAAAAGAATAAAGCTCCGTCATCGTGTAGTTGTGGAGGCACAACCGGAAGCTGTGGTTCAGGGAATACAACTAATAATACCGGAATCGGTGAGGAGCGCCATAAAGATGGCTTTGAACAGGTTTTTGATGTGAAAATGGATCGCAGAACGGCTTTCAGAAAACTAACGGCCAGTTTGATGATAGGAGCAGGTGCGGTTAGTACATCATGTAGTATGATGGCTGGTGATGAAAGTAAAGAAAAAGCACAGATAGACTGGGAAGAACAATTTAAGGGAAATTACAAGTTGATGACGGATGAGGAAAAGAAGGCAACGGTAGACAGGCTTGTTCGATCATACCAGTTACGTACAGGAAAAAATATAAGCATGTCTTCTAAAGATGCGGAAGAAAATGTGCTGTTCGGGTATGCTTTTAATATTTCCAAATGCCAGGGATATATGGATTGTGTTACGGCTTGTGTAAAAGAAAACAATCAAGACCGAAACTCTCAGATGGAATATATTCGAATTCATGAGATGAAAGATGGAAAAGGATTAAATTTTGGAGAGGCAGATGATAATTATTACCATGAAGTTCCGGCTGAAGGACATTTTTATCTAGGAACTCAGTGTTTTCATTGCGATAATCCTCCCTGTGTTGATGTATGTCCGGTACAGGCTACATGGCGTGAGGATGACGGCCTTGTGGTTGTAGATTATGATTGGTGTGTTGGGTGTAGGTACTGTATGGCTGCTTGTCCTTATGATGGAAGAAGGTTTAACTGGAGTACACCAGAGGTTCCTGAAGAAGAAATTAATAAAGACCAGCATTATTTAGGAAATCGGCTTCGCAAAAAAGGGGTAATGGAGAAATGCACTTTTTGCGTACAGCGATCAAGATCGGGTCAAAACCCTGCTTGTGTCGAGGCTTGTCCAACCGGGGCCAGAATTTTTGGAAACCTTTTGGATCCAGACAGTACTATAAGATGGGTGTTGGAAAATAAAAAAGTATTTCGATTGAAAGAAGACTTGGGAACTGAACCTAAGTTCTGGTATTTCATGGACTAG
- a CDS encoding M28 family metallopeptidase: protein MKKTTLLFILLTVISVQSQTDTRIYNIVEEISAQRLEKDISALAGFGTRHTLSDTVSNIRGIGAARRWVKSQFDKISQDCSNCLEVFFQKNFVEKGSNNRIVHDVWVINVVAIQRGTKYPNRYIIMSGDIDSRVSDPNNFTSDAPGANDNASGLAGTIEAARVLSQYKFENSIVYVGLSGEEQGLFGGKGLAEYAKKNGWDIIGVLNNDMIGNIEGIDGVIDNRTFRVFSEPVPPAETEKERNMRRFYGGEIDGISRQLARYIYKTTQKYMPEMNPMMVYRLDRFGRGGHHRPFNDLGFAGVRIMEAHENYNRQHQDIRTENGIQYGDVIEGVHFNYVKKLTAVNAINLASIAWAPPAPIEVLIGGIVEPSVKLKWSQPSDNKDILGYKIYWRDTTSPTWDHSRFVGNVKEFTLEGIVIDNYLFGVSAIGKNGYESIVTFPSGIIR from the coding sequence ATGAAAAAAACCACTCTTTTATTTATTCTGCTGACCGTCATTTCTGTTCAAAGTCAGACAGATACAAGAATATATAATATCGTTGAAGAGATATCAGCTCAAAGATTAGAAAAGGATATTAGCGCCCTGGCCGGTTTCGGAACACGCCACACTTTAAGCGATACCGTTTCAAACATTAGAGGAATCGGAGCCGCCAGAAGATGGGTAAAATCGCAATTCGATAAAATTTCACAAGATTGTAGCAATTGCCTGGAGGTTTTCTTCCAAAAGAACTTTGTGGAGAAAGGCTCCAACAATCGTATTGTTCATGATGTTTGGGTTATAAATGTAGTGGCCATTCAACGAGGCACCAAATATCCGAACAGATACATTATCATGAGTGGCGACATTGACTCCCGTGTTTCCGACCCCAACAATTTCACCTCTGATGCTCCGGGAGCAAATGACAACGCTTCCGGATTGGCCGGAACTATTGAAGCAGCTAGAGTTTTATCGCAATATAAATTTGAAAACAGTATTGTATATGTCGGGCTCTCGGGAGAAGAGCAAGGTCTTTTTGGAGGTAAGGGTTTGGCCGAATATGCCAAAAAAAACGGCTGGGATATAATTGGTGTACTGAATAATGACATGATCGGTAATATTGAAGGGATTGATGGGGTAATTGACAACCGTACTTTCCGGGTCTTTTCTGAGCCGGTCCCTCCTGCCGAAACCGAAAAGGAACGTAATATGAGACGGTTTTATGGTGGTGAGATTGATGGCATTTCACGACAATTGGCCAGATACATTTACAAGACAACCCAAAAATATATGCCCGAAATGAACCCGATGATGGTATACAGGCTCGACCGCTTTGGGAGGGGTGGTCACCACAGGCCATTTAACGATTTAGGATTTGCCGGGGTCAGAATTATGGAGGCTCATGAAAATTACAACAGGCAGCATCAGGATATCAGAACTGAAAATGGTATTCAATATGGTGATGTTATCGAGGGGGTTCATTTTAATTATGTAAAAAAGCTAACAGCTGTAAATGCCATCAACCTGGCAAGTATTGCATGGGCGCCTCCTGCCCCGATCGAAGTGCTCATTGGAGGTATTGTCGAACCGTCCGTAAAGTTAAAATGGAGTCAGCCGTCAGACAATAAAGATATTTTAGGATATAAAATTTATTGGAGGGATACTACATCCCCCACATGGGATCACAGCAGATTTGTCGGGAATGTAAAAGAATTTACTCTTGAGGGGATCGTTATAGATAATTATCTGTTTGGGGTCTCAGCAATTGGTAAAAACGGGTATGAAAGTATCGTAACATTTCCTTCCGGGATCATACGATAA
- a CDS encoding nitrate reductase cytochrome c-type subunit, whose protein sequence is MRKRIGIISFFVLLFLAFITVWNHSYQEGLKEAYIPLNGDRITPVIPSESGVFQRSQYALDYANMPVDENHQRSLGTYYNNRAYQGAPPSIPHPVKNEFSFGENTCLQCHQNGGFVQKFNAYAPVTPHPEMINCRQCHVSQNTNTLFKKTDFVKLSPPEVGVNNALQGSPPVIPHQIQMRENCLACHAGPAAPKEIRVTHPERINCRQCHVLNNNDAESIGVFIRNSNEK, encoded by the coding sequence ATGAGAAAACGTATAGGCATTATATCATTTTTTGTGTTACTTTTTTTAGCTTTTATTACGGTATGGAACCATAGCTATCAGGAGGGCTTAAAAGAGGCGTATATACCTTTGAATGGCGATAGGATTACTCCGGTAATTCCATCAGAGAGTGGCGTGTTCCAGCGCTCTCAATATGCACTTGATTACGCAAACATGCCTGTAGATGAAAATCATCAGAGATCATTGGGGACTTATTATAACAACAGAGCTTATCAAGGAGCACCTCCAAGTATCCCGCATCCGGTGAAAAACGAATTCAGCTTCGGTGAAAATACGTGCTTGCAATGTCATCAAAATGGTGGTTTCGTTCAAAAGTTTAATGCCTATGCTCCGGTAACACCACACCCTGAAATGATTAATTGTCGTCAGTGTCATGTTTCCCAAAACACAAACACTTTGTTTAAGAAAACCGATTTTGTTAAACTTTCCCCACCGGAAGTGGGCGTGAATAATGCCTTGCAGGGTAGCCCACCTGTTATTCCTCATCAGATTCAAATGAGAGAAAACTGTCTGGCTTGTCATGCCGGTCCTGCAGCGCCAAAAGAAATCAGAGTTACACATCCCGAACGAATTAATTGCAGACAGTGCCATGTGTTAAATAATAATGATGCTGAATCGATAGGTGTTTTTATAAGAAATAGCAATGAAAAATAA